The genomic stretch CTTCTTCAGATTTTCCTGGAAATTATGGCAAAATAATTGAATAAAAATTACCGTAACCCGTGAGGCTATTTTATTGGAACGAATAGGGTAAAACCCTGATTACAATACTACCATATTATAGAATCAGAAAAATCAAAGAGTCAAACTCAGGAAAATGGAGCTTTCACGACTACTGTGTTATGGCTTCCTATGGGTACAAAATATTAATGTTTCTATGAATTTATTCGTTCTTCAATATATCTAAATTAGTATCTGTGTACTTCTTTAGAAATACCAAGATTGTTTTTTGCGAACTTCTCAATATTCTTCTTATTAAACTCGATGTCATTACCTATTGGCAATAAACCTTTGAACCAATTCGGAAATTTTATTAATAACTTATCTAATAAGTCCAAAGGAATACCTTGTGGCCCTTTGGTGTGACCCTTTGGTGACAGACTCGATTTTTAACATTCTAGTAATGCACATCTTTGTTGAATAGCAAAGAAATACAAGTTGATGGGTGCAACGCTACCTTCCGAAGAAAGGAGACCGGGAAGACCCTCCCCCCTATAAGTGAGACTCGCTATGCAGGAAAATGATGCTTGCTGTATAGCCCAAGGAGGTCGAAAGGCGATTAAATTGAAAAGCTACCGGAACCACTTAAACGGCTAGTACTGGATGACAGAAGGAAGAAACAAAAAGAGCTGAGACCTTGTGCAGAGAACACAGTTACTCTAGAGCAAATGTCTTCGATAATTGGTTTTCTCGCGCCTACATGATTCTCGTGCTTTAATCTAGAGTCTACATTTGCCGTGCAGGGTTCAGTTTTGATTGCAGTTTGATTGTCCCATGTCCCGATACCCATTCGACTGCATCCCTCAAAGATTCAGAGACCTTTCTGGGATTATGGCCCAATACTCTCGACGCTTTTTCGTGAGAATACCTGTAATTTCTGGTAAGCGTGTGTACTGTGTAGGGAGTGAAAGCGGCTTTCGTCTTCAAGATCATGTAGTAAAGTGTCGACATGGCCGAAAGGGCGTATGCGGAGCCGCTTTTCAGAAAGGTGCTCACTCTCTTCTTTCCAGTTATTTGGTGTAGTATGTCGGTCAGTTCACGGATCGAGATCACTTCGCCGCCGAGAATGTATACCTCTCAGGCCTTGGCCTTTATGGAGGCTTCTATCTCCGATCTCACTACATCTCGGACATCCACGAAATCGAAAGACCCCTCGATTCCTACTCTTAACTTGCCTGTTGCGAAGAGCCTTATCTTGTTCCCCATTTCAGAAAGTTTGTAATCGAAAGGACCAATGATGCCCGTTGGGCACAGTACGACGGCGTTCAGCCCTTCCCTCGCGGCCGTGAGCACGTTGAGAACGGCTTCGGCCTTGGATTTCCCGTAGACGCCGCTCGTGCGAGCCGGGTTGAACGAGACGTTTTCATCTATCACGCTTCCCGGTTCTAGCTCGGTGAAGCCGTGGATGGAGCTCGTGTAGATCAACTTTCCCACATGCTGAACCTTGCAGGCATGGATAACGTTCTCCGTATCGCCTATGTTGACGCTTCTTACCTGCTTTTTCATTGTGGGCAATATGGATATTTGTGCTGCCAGATGATAGACGGTCTCTATTCCTTCACAGGCCTTGGTCACGAAATCTCTGTCCCTTATATCGCCGCGAAGTATCTCTACTCCATCCAGTTCGATCATAGAGACATCTTCTCCGGGCAAGACAATCGCCCTTGTTTTTTCGCCCCTACTGACAAGCTCTCTGACTAGAACGTTACCAACGTGACCGCTCGCACCAGTCACAAGAATCATGCTTTATCACCTCTGCTTTTGTGACCGGAATCGGTGAATTCCTCATCGACAACTATGCTAGTCATTCTCTCGAAACCATCGGTGATGATCGCGAGATCTTCGCTTCCAACGTTTCTAATAAAGGTTGAGATCAACTTCGAGAAGTTGCCCAAGAAACTCTCGAAAAAACTCTTACCGCTATCGGTAAGGGTTATCATGATCACTCTTCTATCTTCCTCGGAACGAACACGGGCAAGCAAGCCCTTTCTCTCCATGTCGTCGACAAGAACGGTGATATTGCTCTTGGTCATTGAGTATTCCCTTGCCAGCGAGGACATGCTCTGGGGACCTTTGAGCGCAACGTATAGAAGGATGTAAAGCTCTATTGTCTTCATCTCTTCGGCGTCTATGCTGAATGAGAAGAACTTACTGAAGTTCCGGATCAGATCGAAAACCGTTTCCAGTATCTTTTCCGGACTGATTTGATTGCCTTCTGCAGTCATCTTGCACCTCCTTATAAAACAATTATAACAGTTAAAATATTGAACGATCAACAACTTTTACTGTACATAAACATTACTTTTCCCAGGAAAGTAGTACAATTCTATACAAAGGGGGGAGTCCAACATGATCAATCGAAAGATCGCCATATCTATAATCGCCCTGTTCGCAATCATCACTGTAGTAATGGGGCTCTTTATCTCAAAAATGGAGATCAACGTGTCCAGCGAGTTCCTTCTCCCTGAGAAGTCTCCTTCCAGAGAGAACATGAGCAAGATGGAAGATTTATTTGGAAGCGAGAAGCAGATCATCATTGTTATAAAGACGGACGGGCTCTTCAAGGAAGACAACTCACTCATGATCTACAACTTCCTCCAGCAACTCCCCTCGATCGAAGGAGTCGTTAGTTACAACTCCTATCAGGACGCAGCGAAGGTTAGTCTGATTGGCGGCACTAACGTTGAGCCGTACTTCGTGGAAGGACTTCCCATTGAGAATGCCAGCGAGATACTGAATAATCCACTCTATCTGGACAACCTTCTTAACGAGAACGGCGAAGTGGCCCTTATTCCGATAAACGTAACCGATAGTGCCGATGTGAAAGGCATTCTTGAATTGGCCAGCGATTTGCTCGAGGGTATGGAGTTCTACGCAAGCGGCGAGCCAATAGTCGATGAAGAGTTCAACAGTTCGATACTGTCGCTCATGGTTGTATATCCCCCCATTCTCTTCGGTCTAATCAGCTTCATCTATTTCTTGAGGCTTGGAAGCGTTCGGGCTGCCGTCATCCCTTCGATTCTTTCGATCATCGCCGCGCTATGGACATACGGTTTTGGAGTAATGATAGGTCTGGATATCAACATTCTCACCTCCACGGTGGGTCTTTTTATAGTCATAATCTCATCTTCTTACGGACTTCATTTCATAGATAGATACATCACTAACAGAAGATTTCTGGAAAGGAATATTGCCCTTAAGCGGACCGTACGCGAGGAACTAATCCCCATATTTCTTTCGGCTCTGACTACGGCGGTAGGCTTCCTAACATTCCTGATTAGCAGCCTGGAGGCTTTTAGGCAGCTAGGCATAATGGTCTCTCTCGGGATCATGATGAGCTCGGCGCTCGTGCTTATTGCTCTTCCGGCCGCCCTCTTCTTCATTGATCTTCCGTCGGTAAAGAGAAAGCTAAGGTTTAAGAGTCCGACACCAGAAAAGGCAAAAAAGATAGACAAAGTTGTATTAATAGTGATAATCGTCTTTGCAATCGTATCACCCTTTCTGATTTCGAGAATAGAGAGAAACTTCGACCAATTTGATTACTTCAAGAAAAACTCCTCGATCGTGAAGTCTGCCGAGACTATCAGAGAAGAGTTCGGTTGGAATATGCCTTTTTATGTCGTCCTTAACAAGAACAGCCTCTTCACCGCTGCCGATGCAACAGTCATATCTAGCCTAGTCGCAGAAATAAACGAGCTTGAACAGGTCAAAGGTGTTTCCTCAATCATGGATGTTTCGAGCGCATTTAACATACCGCTGCCGATCCTCCAGCTGGCGGCGCGCAGCGGCGATCTTCCAGTCCAGCAATATATGGTGGGCAACTCATTGCGACTGCTAGTCAAGACTCCAAATACAGATGCCGTCAGTTCTCAACAGCTCGAGGACAACTTGAAAGCCATTCTCCAGAATTATCCGCAATATTCTCCATATATAGCCTCGCCCCTGCTGATTATATCCGGCGTCAATAATGAGATACTCGTCAGCCAGGTCAGTACTATTGTGTGGGCCTTAGTAGTCATAACATTGCTCCTGATAGTCGTCTTCAGGTCTTTCAAGCTGGCGATAGTTTCCGTGCTTCCAATTGCCTTGTCCGTACTCTTCAACTTCTCTTATATGTCGATACTGGGTATCAAACTGGAAATCTCGACCGCGATCGTTGCAGGGGTACTTCTGGGAATGACAATAGATTACTCGATCCACCTGATCAATAGATTCATAGAGACCAAAGACATATACAGAGCGAGAGAAGAAGTCAGGCCGGCTATACTCTCGAACACTATGGCTCTGGCTGCTGGATTTGCTTCGCTCCTGTTTGCACCATTGAGACTGTTCACCGGGCTCGGACTGCTTCTGGCAATAGGTATGCTTACAGGCGCCATAGTTACTCTTACAGTCATACCGAGAATTGTGAGCAAATGGAAAAAGTCTGCTCACTGATCGCTGAAAAAACCGTCAGCCGTCAACCCTCCACCGTCCAAAGATCCGCTGGTCGCTTGCCAGGAGACACTGATTGCTTGGAAGAGCAAGGGCATTTCTTTTTCTTGGTGACTGACTCCATTATTTACATTGTGTTTACCTAGACACGCTAATTAGTTAGTCTGCATACGAGGTTACTCACGCTGAAACCAGGGCCGTAGAATTCGGGTTTGAAACATCGCGTGTTACTTCGGCGAAAACAATGACCACTGTAATGAGAAAAAGCGGTTTTGAGAGTGCTAGTCATTCACGAGGGAACGAGCGATAAAATCACGAGTTGCAATTCCTAAGAATCTTCTGGCTTCTTTGAGCGACAAGATCCGCAAACCTCCTTACTCTGAAAAGGCGAGGTAAGAAAAGATACCGGATCACTGGATGACAACCTTGGGAAACTTAAAGCATAATTCTCCGTCACGCTTAACATAATTCAGCATCTCACTCTTAGCTTCTGCTTTTCTTGCCTTGAACCACAAAACAACGTAGAACGATAGTTCAACACCTGACTCAGGGTCTCGCGATGACAGTGTTCGGCAAATCTGTTATAACAACTCTACTTACGCAGTCATCAACTTCCTTCTATTTCTTGGTCAAAAAACAAATATTTCTGGCGTGAAGATTATTGCTCAATATTGAAGTAGGTGACTCACCGTTCCATCTCATCTTACTAACAAGAAAGACTGGCAAACATTAAGTTCCTTCGACAGTATCTTACATCTGAATTAGTCTCAGACTGTAGCCATAGAAACCTCATCTCGTTCATATGTTAACTCTACGTAAATAACGGAGTCCCCACGAAAAAGGAAGCCCTGATGGGCTTCCCCTTTTCCGCGCTGATAGAAACTTTCGAGGTTTGTGAAGTTTCTAGAGTGTTTTATCGAACCAGTTGACCGTAGCTTCGATGAGCTGATTGAAGGCTGTCATATCGCCTGTGAATATGTTGAATGTATGATCGGCACCCTCAATTAGAAGGACCTTGGATTCCGAATTTCGAGATGCGTCAACGATTCTCTGAGCATTTATTGGATCAACCACGGTGTCTTCCGCGCCGTTAATAGCAAGTACTGGAGCACTTGAATTAGAGAAAACTTCCAACACGTCTGTGCCGTAAGCTTCGTTGAACCACTGCAGCCCGAGTTTCAGAGGAGTTCTCCAGTCAAAATTAAGTTCATAATAGCCCTTTTCTTTTGCGATTTCGTAGGCCTCCAAGCTTCCAACGCCAGACAAATCTGGAGCACCGGCCCAGCATAATACTGACTTGAATGCAGGATTGTTACCTGCAGCAAGCAAGGCAATTGTGCCACCCTGGCTCCAACCCATCACTCCTGCACGGTATTCGTCTATCCGATCAAGACCAGCAGCATATTCGAGAGCGGCATTCGTATCAGATAGGGCTGTGGTGAAGTTGTAGTCAATGTAGTCCGCATTGCTTTCTCCGTTGCCAATAAAGTCGAAGCGAATGCTCGCGATTCCTGCTTCCGCCAGAGCTGGAGCAGCTATGAGATATCCACCGCCGGCTTCGTTCTTGTCGGAACCAGTCCCGTGTAGCATAACAACTATCGGGAATGGCCCATCACCGTTGGGCAAGCATATTATCGCAGGTATGTTGTGGTCCCCATTTGGAATAAGCAGGGACTGTTCAGTATAGGATGTTGGAATCTTGAGGACTGTGCCAATTTGCAGAGTAAACTCATCGGTGATACAGTTCAGGTTGGCGATCTCCTTCCAGTCTAAACCGTATGCCTTTGCGATTCCCCAAAGTGTATCTCCTTTTTTAACTGTATACTCGCTGTTAACAGCGACGAGCATACCTCCCAGTAGCAAGATCAACGCAACCATAACTATTAAAGCTCTCTTCGTTAATCTCAATGTTCTCACTCCTTATTGTTCGAAAGTTGCTTCATTATTACTATACACCCGTCGAAAAAAATCGAGAAGACAAATCACATCACTCAGATCATTTCAGCAAAACGGTGCTAAGGGTTTCTATATAACCATGTCATTACATACGAGAAAGAATTCGCAGCAACCTAATAGCATTCAAGTGAGTCAGCAAATGAGCAGGACTTCTGTCAAAAGGGGCTTAGAACCAAGGACTGTAAGATCTGTATCTTCGAGACGGCAAATGACTTACAGCTGAGCAAAAAGATGTTCACTCAGTAGTGCAGAGTTGAGGGGCGTAGTCAAAGTTTTCTCCATGCCTCATCGACAAAAGAAGGAAGGAATTTCCTCTTTAGGGATAGCTTCCTGCGATCAGAATTTCACTTGATTCAGATACTTCAAGCAAGCTGATTGTCTCGGATCCATCCAGTCTGATTGCCTTAAGTTCGAAGGCATCGCCATAAAGAAGCTATTTGCCACCGGGGAGGACCGCGCAGGATGAACCGCTGAAAACGAGATCTCCTGTAGATGAAATCCCCTTCATTGCATCAAAGATTGCAATACGGTCATTATTTTCATCGATGAAGAAAACTTTGTCTTCTCCCGGCAGCCATTGAAGTGTGTTCATGGAGTAAGTAACTCCAATGTTTTTCACTATTGATATTCCCCGTAAGGGGAAGTGAGTCATCTGTCAAACATTGGCTTGTCGATACTTCCGTCCTTGCTGTAACCGTATTCTTCCCAATAGCCTCTGTATTTGTCATCGTCGGATAACTCGATTTCTTCGACCCATCGGGCCCACTTATATCCCCATTTGTCCTCCGCAACTACAATGAAAGGAAAACCCTGAGCAGGAGGCAGTTCGATTCCATTAAGTCTATCTGCAATTATTATGTTTCTTTCGCGAACGTACTCGAGAGTCAGGCTCGTTGTGTATCCGTCTGTAGATTTAAAGATTACGTTTGTGACCTGCCCCAGTGGACTCGCCTTCTCAATCAAGTCGATGAGCGGAATTCCTTCCCAAAGCATCTTCGCCGTCCAACCTTCTACACAGTGAAGCGTGACCAGCTTCTGAATGTGCCGTAGCTCCTGCAACTGCGGATAGCTCATAGAATAGGGTGCCTCGACAAGTCCACCAATCTTCAGGGAATACTCATCCTCATTCACATATTGCACACCTTTGATAGAGTTCTCCCTGAATGCATCGAGATCGTCAAGCTTTATGCCCTCATATTCTTTTACTATTACCTCCGTTGCATAAGTATCGTCTGGAATACTGCTTACTCCGAACACTATGATCACTAATGCGATGATACCCACCGAAATCAATACAGTCGTCTTCAAGAAAAGTCTCTCCTTCATACTTAGTACTGTTCTAAATTAGATGAAAAAGGGACTCTCATGGTTCAGATGGTTTTCCGTTCTTTTCGTCTTTTCGTCTTTTCGTCGTCTTTTCAGACTCCATTATTAACATTATCGCAATCTTTGCGGTTATGTCCAGTATCTCATTCCTTAGAGAATCAAAACTTCGATAAATTGCTTTCCTACAAGTAGGCTTTTCATTTCTTGAGTTCAGTTGTATTCAATGCTGAGGGCCTTTGCGAGGCCTTCCCCTCTTCTTTTTGGCCATTGAAACGGCAGTATTGTCTTCAAGTTCAAATACAAAATCCTCAGAAAGAAATGGCTTCCCTGAGATTGTGTTGCTCCTCATCTCTTTGAGAAAGCTTTCATCATCTGGATAACCCAAAAACTCTTTCCAGCCTTTTGAATTCCAGTTCAGACCGAGTTCTTCGAGAGAGGAAAGAGTAATTCCATATTCAGCATGTTTAGCAATCTCCGAATTTGAATCAACTGATGCTTTTCGGATGTCTTGCTCGGCTGAAATCGTTTCTTGCTTTGCGAGATCGCTGTTGTTTGAAGAGTCAGTCTCGCGGGAAATCGTCGTTCTTGTATCTCGAACAACAGTATTCCCCGCATCGTGATTCTTTGATTCGTTCTCAGAACGGCTGTCGACTAAGCTATGATTTCCACCAGACGATGTAGACTGGATAACTGAGAGGCCGACATGTTCCGCAGCACTCGACCATTCATATTCCCATGGAAGGCCTACCAAATTCGCCCTCGCCGGGTTTCTTTCAACATATCTAACCGCTTCAATTGCGTGATTCCCATAAAGAGGACAGGAATAAAATCTTGCCTGCCATAAGTGACCCGACTTCTTGTTCTTGAAGTTGAAGTACTTTGAATACCTCATGTTCGCATACTTAAATGTCAGTGCCAGTGAGTCAGGCTTCATTGGAGCCGCAATGAAGTGAACGTGATTAGTCATTAGGCAGTACGCGAAGATCTTTGTCTTGTACTTCTCAGAGTATTCGCCTACGAGTTGAAGGTATTTCTTCCTATCGGCATCGTCTTCGAAGATGCTCTGTCTGTAGTTCCCTCTCTGAGTAATATGATGGGCCACGCCCTCAAAAACAACCCTCGCATGTCTAGGCATCATCTCACCTCGAGTGGAAGATTTGAAGAGGCGGAGCACTCCGCCTGAGAAAATAATAGCAAAGAAAAGTGCAATAGTCATCACCCAAATCTTCAATTAAGGAATCACCAAAGCTTGAACCATCGAATACTCTTTCCGAGTCATGGATGAAAAATATCGTTGGATGGGAATCACACTTTTATTTGGAATTGGAATAATCGCAGTGATAGGCTTTAATTGTTTGAATAGTTTCTTAAGAAATCATTGTTCAATCTGAGGGCAATTATTATCAGGGGGGACTTATGCAGGAAGCTATCAACAGGATTCTTGACAGGTATCTCATTGAGAAGAGAAAGGAGTTT from Mesotoga sp. UBA6090 encodes the following:
- a CDS encoding NAD-dependent epimerase/dehydratase family protein, which gives rise to MILVTGASGHVGNVLVRELVSRGEKTRAIVLPGEDVSMIELDGVEILRGDIRDRDFVTKACEGIETVYHLAAQISILPTMKKQVRSVNIGDTENVIHACKVQHVGKLIYTSSIHGFTELEPGSVIDENVSFNPARTSGVYGKSKAEAVLNVLTAAREGLNAVVLCPTGIIGPFDYKLSEMGNKIRLFATGKLRVGIEGSFDFVDVRDVVRSEIEASIKAKA
- a CDS encoding MarR family winged helix-turn-helix transcriptional regulator, which produces MTAEGNQISPEKILETVFDLIRNFSKFFSFSIDAEEMKTIELYILLYVALKGPQSMSSLAREYSMTKSNITVLVDDMERKGLLARVRSEEDRRVIMITLTDSGKSFFESFLGNFSKLISTFIRNVGSEDLAIITDGFERMTSIVVDEEFTDSGHKSRGDKA
- a CDS encoding efflux RND transporter permease subunit, with product MINRKIAISIIALFAIITVVMGLFISKMEINVSSEFLLPEKSPSRENMSKMEDLFGSEKQIIIVIKTDGLFKEDNSLMIYNFLQQLPSIEGVVSYNSYQDAAKVSLIGGTNVEPYFVEGLPIENASEILNNPLYLDNLLNENGEVALIPINVTDSADVKGILELASDLLEGMEFYASGEPIVDEEFNSSILSLMVVYPPILFGLISFIYFLRLGSVRAAVIPSILSIIAALWTYGFGVMIGLDINILTSTVGLFIVIISSSYGLHFIDRYITNRRFLERNIALKRTVREELIPIFLSALTTAVGFLTFLISSLEAFRQLGIMVSLGIMMSSALVLIALPAALFFIDLPSVKRKLRFKSPTPEKAKKIDKVVLIVIIVFAIVSPFLISRIERNFDQFDYFKKNSSIVKSAETIREEFGWNMPFYVVLNKNSLFTAADATVISSLVAEINELEQVKGVSSIMDVSSAFNIPLPILQLAARSGDLPVQQYMVGNSLRLLVKTPNTDAVSSQQLEDNLKAILQNYPQYSPYIASPLLIISGVNNEILVSQVSTIVWALVVITLLLIVVFRSFKLAIVSVLPIALSVLFNFSYMSILGIKLEISTAIVAGVLLGMTIDYSIHLINRFIETKDIYRAREEVRPAILSNTMALAAGFASLLFAPLRLFTGLGLLLAIGMLTGAIVTLTVIPRIVSKWKKSAH
- a CDS encoding alpha/beta fold hydrolase, whose translation is MRLTKRALIVMVALILLLGGMLVAVNSEYTVKKGDTLWGIAKAYGLDWKEIANLNCITDEFTLQIGTVLKIPTSYTEQSLLIPNGDHNIPAIICLPNGDGPFPIVVMLHGTGSDKNEAGGGYLIAAPALAEAGIASIRFDFIGNGESNADYIDYNFTTALSDTNAALEYAAGLDRIDEYRAGVMGWSQGGTIALLAAGNNPAFKSVLCWAGAPDLSGVGSLEAYEIAKEKGYYELNFDWRTPLKLGLQWFNEAYGTDVLEVFSNSSAPVLAINGAEDTVVDPINAQRIVDASRNSESKVLLIEGADHTFNIFTGDMTAFNQLIEATVNWFDKTL
- a CDS encoding molybdopterin-dependent oxidoreductase, coding for MKTTVLISVGIIALVIIVFGVSSIPDDTYATEVIVKEYEGIKLDDLDAFRENSIKGVQYVNEDEYSLKIGGLVEAPYSMSYPQLQELRHIQKLVTLHCVEGWTAKMLWEGIPLIDLIEKASPLGQVTNVIFKSTDGYTTSLTLEYVRERNIIIADRLNGIELPPAQGFPFIVVAEDKWGYKWARWVEEIELSDDDKYRGYWEEYGYSKDGSIDKPMFDR
- a CDS encoding transposase, producing MPRHARVVFEGVAHHITQRGNYRQSIFEDDADRKKYLQLVGEYSEKYKTKIFAYCLMTNHVHFIAAPMKPDSLALTFKYANMRYSKYFNFKNKKSGHLWQARFYSCPLYGNHAIEAVRYVERNPARANLVGLPWEYEWSSAAEHVGLSVIQSTSSGGNHSLVDSRSENESKNHDAGNTVVRDTRTTISRETDSSNNSDLAKQETISAEQDIRKASVDSNSEIAKHAEYGITLSSLEELGLNWNSKGWKEFLGYPDDESFLKEMRSNTISGKPFLSEDFVFELEDNTAVSMAKKKRGRPRKGPQH